Proteins encoded in a region of the Zea mays cultivar B73 chromosome 2, Zm-B73-REFERENCE-NAM-5.0, whole genome shotgun sequence genome:
- the LOC100281165 gene encoding arabinogalactan protein — translation MAENPQLFGNGMPVPFYSEMFVLARDGVEFHVDKIPSAPGGHVKTKGTIYLSNIRMVFVANKHVGNFFAFDMPLLFVHGQKFNQPIFHCNNISGFVEPVVPDNQNRALYSTHTFKVLFKDGGCGTFVPLFLNLTASVRRYNQFETQSAASMAPRVDPLQAVQTPVDDMMRHAYVDPNDPTKIFLQQPAPESQLRRRNYHGPADAN, via the exons ATGGCGGAGAACCCGCAGCTGTTTGGGAATGGGATGCCGGTGCCGTTCTACAGTGAGATGTTCGTCCTCGCCCGGGATGGCGTCGAGTTCCACGTCGACAAGATCCCATC AGCTCCTGGTGGTCATGTGAAAACAAAAGGCACAATTTACCTGTCTAATATAAGGATGGTGTTTGTTGCCAACAAGCATGTTGGCAACTTCTTTGCTTTTGATATGCCACTG TTGTTTGTGCACGGTCAGAAGTTCAATCAGCCAATATTTCACTGCAACAACATCTCTGGATTCGTTGAGCCA GTTGTTCCAGACAACCAGAACAGGGCCCTGTACTCAACTCACACCTTCAAGGTCTTGTTCAAGGACGGCGGCTGTGGTACTTTCGTTCCTCTGTTCCTCAACCTGACTGCATCTGTGCGGCGCTACAACCAGTTTGAAACCCAGTCTGCTGCTAGCATGGCACCTCGTGTGGACCCTCTGCAAGCTGTGCAGACTCCTGTTGATGACATGATGCGTCATGC GTATGTTGACCCAAACGATCCTACCAAGATCTTCCTTCAGCAACCTGCGCCAGAATCGCAGCTGAGGAGGAGGAACTACCACGGCCCAGCTGATGCAAATTAG